The Rhodocytophaga rosea genome has a segment encoding these proteins:
- a CDS encoding assimilatory sulfite reductase (NADPH) flavoprotein subunit, protein MDFKQGLKRGPFSEKQATQLSEALSGLDAEGIQWLSGYFTGLSQAFPGGVAASSSIAANGSAVSTQKLTVLYGTHTGNCEALARTLATDAKSQGIEVEVFDMASFKTRDLKKITNLAVLVSTHGIGEPPMQAEELYHFLHSKKAPDLSHIQYSVLALGDSSYVDFCQTGKEFDAILEKLGAQRISPRIDCDVDYEDDAVAWQQALLKVMAQHSNITPAADIKVTGETVASQSVYSRKNPFEATILEKINLNGKGSSKETIHLEMSLEGSGLQYEPGDALGVYGTNSPSLIEGVLKATHLSDMQLVQGHNGEKTLSQALTYDYELSPLSSVTLSKYAQLTGSTRLQNILSDNEKLLSYLHGRDLLDLLKEFPYKLSASDLLSVLRKNNPRMYSIASSQAAVEEEVHLLVSVVRYQAYGRHKEGLCSATLADRFKVDDKVKVFVDKNTRFKLPDDPDAPIIMIGPGTGVAPFRAFMQHREASGHQGNSWLFFGDRNFTTDFLYQTEWQQYLKAGILTKADVAFSRDQQQKQYVQHKMMDNGKDLYDWLENGAHFYICGDAKQMAKDVDRTLKTIIQQQGGITLEKAEEYVKYLQLSNRYQTDIY, encoded by the coding sequence AAAAAGGGGACCGTTTTCTGAGAAACAAGCCACACAATTGAGTGAAGCCTTATCTGGATTGGATGCCGAAGGTATTCAATGGCTGAGTGGCTATTTTACAGGATTGTCTCAAGCTTTTCCAGGAGGTGTAGCAGCCAGCAGTAGTATAGCGGCAAATGGCTCAGCTGTTTCTACGCAGAAATTAACGGTTTTGTATGGCACACATACTGGTAATTGTGAAGCGTTAGCCCGAACCCTGGCCACTGATGCCAAATCGCAGGGTATAGAAGTGGAAGTTTTTGATATGGCTTCTTTCAAAACCAGGGACCTGAAAAAAATTACCAATCTTGCTGTGCTGGTAAGCACCCATGGAATCGGCGAACCTCCTATGCAAGCTGAGGAACTCTATCATTTTCTGCATAGCAAAAAAGCTCCGGATCTTTCCCATATTCAGTATTCTGTACTGGCTCTTGGCGACAGCAGCTATGTGGACTTCTGCCAGACCGGAAAAGAATTTGATGCCATCCTGGAGAAATTAGGCGCTCAGCGCATAAGCCCCCGTATAGATTGTGATGTGGATTATGAGGACGATGCAGTGGCCTGGCAACAAGCATTACTGAAAGTAATGGCTCAACACTCGAACATAACTCCTGCGGCAGATATAAAAGTTACGGGAGAAACTGTGGCAAGTCAGTCTGTATATTCCAGAAAAAACCCGTTTGAGGCTACCATTCTTGAAAAGATTAACTTGAATGGAAAGGGCTCTTCCAAAGAAACCATACACCTTGAAATGAGCCTGGAAGGTTCCGGATTGCAGTATGAACCTGGAGATGCACTTGGGGTATATGGCACCAATTCTCCTTCCCTGATAGAAGGTGTGTTAAAAGCTACTCATCTATCAGATATGCAACTGGTACAAGGTCATAATGGCGAAAAAACTCTTTCTCAGGCGCTGACCTATGATTATGAACTGAGCCCCCTTTCATCGGTGACTTTGTCAAAATATGCCCAGCTTACCGGAAGTACCCGGCTTCAAAATATCCTGTCGGATAATGAAAAGCTGCTGAGCTATCTGCATGGACGTGATCTGCTGGATCTCCTGAAAGAGTTTCCTTATAAATTATCTGCCAGCGATCTGCTGTCTGTTCTGAGGAAAAATAATCCCAGAATGTATTCTATTGCATCTTCCCAGGCGGCTGTTGAAGAGGAAGTACACCTGCTAGTTTCAGTAGTCCGCTACCAGGCCTATGGAAGGCATAAAGAAGGGCTTTGCTCAGCAACCCTGGCAGACCGGTTTAAAGTAGATGATAAAGTGAAAGTGTTCGTAGATAAAAACACCCGCTTTAAACTTCCCGACGATCCCGATGCGCCTATTATTATGATTGGTCCTGGCACAGGCGTAGCGCCTTTCAGAGCCTTTATGCAGCACCGGGAGGCTTCCGGACATCAGGGAAATTCATGGCTGTTCTTCGGCGACCGCAACTTTACTACCGATTTTCTGTATCAAACAGAATGGCAGCAATACCTGAAGGCAGGCATTCTTACTAAAGCAGATGTAGCCTTCTCCAGAGACCAGCAGCAGAAACAGTATGTGCAGCATAAAATGATGGATAATGGAAAAGATTTGTATGACTGGCTGGAAAATGGTGCCCACTTTTATATATGCGGCGATGCCAAGCAAATGGCCAAAGATGTCGATCGTACGTTAAAGACCATCATTCAACAACAGGGAGGCATAACCCTGGAAAAGGCCGAAGAATATGTAAAATATCTGCAACTGTCGAACCGCTACCAGACAGATATTTATTAG
- the cysI gene encoding assimilatory sulfite reductase (NADPH) hemoprotein subunit, with amino-acid sequence MQEQLEKQELSADEYIKEKSDFLRGTIKESLSNPLTGALHPDDIKLIKYHGSYQQHDRDLESERKKQKLEPLYQFMVRVRVAGGITTPQQWLALDELSDTYGNGTMKLTTRQSFQFHGILKRHLKPTIKAVNETLLSTIATCGDVNRNVMCTPNPYQSRVHEEVYYIAVGLSEYFKPKTTAYHEIWLDEEKVAGTPDEEPIYGETYLPRKFKIALAIPPRNDIDVFANDLGLIAIEENGELKGFNICVGGGLGSTFGEKETYPRLADVIGFVPKDKVIEASETVITIQRDYGNRANRRNSRLKYTIDKRGLEWFVQEMKTRLGWELEKPRSYQFQTNGDQYGWLKGSNGKWFYTLFVENGRVKDEKGYGLKKALREIALVLKGDMRLTGNQNLIIGNVDEPDKSTIEDILMQYGVLNHPKLTGLRRNSMACVALNTCGLAFAEAERYLPSLIDKLDVILKKHGLENKEINIRMTGCPNGCARSSLGEIGLIGRAVGRYNLYLGASHNGDRLNSLYKEMLSEEAIIETLEPIIASYAQEREGGEHFGDFVIRKNIIEATDRPGY; translated from the coding sequence ATGCAAGAGCAACTGGAAAAGCAGGAATTATCTGCCGATGAATATATAAAAGAAAAGAGTGATTTTCTGCGGGGCACCATCAAGGAAAGCCTGAGCAATCCCTTAACCGGCGCTTTGCACCCCGACGATATAAAGCTAATCAAGTACCATGGCTCTTACCAGCAACATGACCGCGACCTGGAAAGTGAGCGCAAAAAGCAGAAGTTGGAGCCTTTGTATCAGTTTATGGTACGGGTACGGGTGGCCGGAGGTATTACCACACCTCAGCAATGGCTTGCCCTGGATGAACTTTCGGATACATATGGCAATGGCACCATGAAACTTACTACAAGGCAGTCGTTTCAGTTTCATGGGATTTTAAAACGCCACCTTAAGCCTACCATTAAGGCTGTAAATGAAACCTTATTAAGTACTATTGCTACCTGCGGAGATGTTAACCGGAACGTGATGTGCACGCCCAACCCTTACCAGTCCCGGGTGCATGAAGAGGTGTATTATATTGCGGTCGGGTTAAGTGAATATTTCAAGCCGAAAACCACCGCCTACCACGAAATCTGGCTGGATGAGGAAAAAGTAGCCGGTACTCCTGATGAAGAACCCATATATGGGGAAACATATCTGCCCCGGAAGTTTAAAATTGCCTTAGCCATTCCGCCCAGAAATGACATTGATGTGTTTGCTAATGATCTGGGTTTAATTGCTATTGAAGAAAATGGTGAACTGAAAGGATTTAATATCTGTGTGGGCGGAGGCCTGGGCAGCACTTTTGGTGAAAAAGAAACCTATCCGAGGCTGGCAGATGTCATAGGGTTTGTGCCCAAAGATAAAGTTATAGAAGCTTCAGAAACGGTAATCACCATCCAGAGAGATTATGGTAACCGTGCCAACCGGCGAAATTCCAGGCTTAAATACACCATCGACAAAAGAGGGCTGGAATGGTTTGTTCAGGAAATGAAAACCCGTTTAGGCTGGGAATTGGAAAAACCAAGGTCCTATCAATTCCAAACCAATGGCGATCAGTATGGATGGCTAAAAGGGAGTAATGGCAAATGGTTTTATACCCTGTTTGTGGAAAATGGCCGGGTAAAAGATGAGAAAGGATATGGGTTGAAAAAAGCACTGAGAGAAATAGCTCTTGTGCTGAAAGGAGACATGCGCCTTACCGGAAATCAGAACCTGATTATTGGCAATGTAGACGAACCAGATAAAAGCACCATTGAAGATATTTTAATGCAGTATGGAGTACTCAACCACCCCAAACTAACCGGACTCCGGCGAAATTCTATGGCCTGTGTTGCACTGAATACCTGCGGCCTTGCCTTTGCCGAAGCAGAACGTTATTTACCTTCTCTCATCGATAAACTGGATGTAATACTGAAGAAACATGGTCTGGAAAACAAGGAGATCAACATACGAATGACCGGATGCCCCAATGGCTGTGCCCGCTCTTCACTGGGAGAAATCGGCCTTATTGGCCGAGCTGTGGGAAGGTATAATTTGTACTTAGGGGCCAGCCACAACGGAGACAGGTTAAATTCCTTGTATAAAGAAATGCTTTCTGAAGAAGCGATTATAGAAACACTTGAACCTATTATTGCATCCTATGCCCAGGAAAGGGAAGGAGGGGAGCATTTTGGTGATTTTGTTATCCGGAAAAATATTATAGAAGCTACCGACAGACCTGGTTATTAG